The following are from one region of the Corythoichthys intestinalis isolate RoL2023-P3 chromosome 17, ASM3026506v1, whole genome shotgun sequence genome:
- the ulk1b gene encoding serine/threonine-protein kinase ULK1 produces METVGRFEFSRKDLIGHGAFAVVFKGRHREKHDWEVAVKCINKKNLAKSQTLLGKEIKILKELKHENIVALLDFQETASSVYLVMEYCNGGDLADYLHSKGTLSEDTIRVFLQQIAGAMRVLQAKGIIHRDLKPQNILLSYPPGRKSHSNNTCIKIADFGFARYLQNNMMAATLCGSPMYMAPEVIMSQNYDAKADLWSIGTIVFQCLTGKAPFQASSPQDLRMFYEKNKNLSPNIPRETSSHLRHLLRGLLQRNHKDRMDFDEFFSHPFLEATSSSIKKTTPTVTMTCFPSSASASSCSSSSTSHLASPPQSLGDAQHLRAKAMASPTQEATGFHLKDSSGGGGSSKNSSSCDTDDFVIVPAHFNTAELTSESKVLQDSLMNSGSLLNSAGLCVQAKSPPHSPSYSGSPSRVRSSDSSGNNYAGTSGNHGHSLPIPVPTQVHNYQRLEQQIYTTKQESSPRLSTLVHRCSSGSPLGFARTGPSPPYGTVANTRRLSLGGARPFQLSPQAAQQAESRSAAQRHSPVATGLGTRLHSAPCLLECNAGGGRQKIRKQHSDPVVVPTAGMMTVRPLHSSPRLSELMQRSPLPTILGSPSRTMPPFEFPKPPSSPNLVNFLTQQGLVVGSPSNKTVQTEPRDSGQLVPTQCPQPSHCIHRMNDDTRGIGRSQSAGLLSDMLLMAAFGTGGTVSDRGSTENLVCEKAIDIAVPSGGVLCPGPGSCSPAQVVFTIGSPPSGSTPPQACRQRKYSGSFASVSPAGSFTSRYAQTATYGDGFEASSSPRYNFFDPITANMGGRITFEAPELPEETLMEQEHTDTVQSLRFTLDFACCLMEVAGARGIALMGLPGDASNPNYLQQQSLVADQISSLSREWSHAEQLVLYLKTAEILSTAIQTAMERVKQGKLYPSSTVKQVVRRLNDLYKSSVASCRSLSTRLERFFSKKHRLMDKITSITAERLLFSHTVQMVQSAALDEMFHQGEASIHRYHKALLLMEGLSMLLTEQADILSVSKCKECIERRLTALQSGLCV; encoded by the exons AAACATGACTGGGAGGTGGCAGTAAAATGCATCAACAAGAAGAACCTGGCCAAATCTCAGACACTGCTTGGGAAGGAGATCAAAATACTTAAG GAACTCAAGCatgaaaacattgttgctttacTGGACTTTCAG GAAACCGCGAGCTCAGTGTACCTAGTAATGGAG TACTGTAACGGTGGTGACCTTGCCGACTACCTACACT CAAAAGGCACACTGAGCGAGGACACAATTCGCGTTTTCCTGCAGCAGATTGCAGGTGCAATGAGAGTCCTGCAGGCAAAAGGCATCATCCACAGGGACCTCAAACCCCAGAACATTTTGCTCTCTTACCCACCAGGGCGCAAATCCCACTCCAACAACACCTGCATCAAAATTG CTGACTTTGGTTTTGCCAGGTACCTTCAGAACAACATGATGGCGGCAACCCTCTGCGGGTCTCCAATGTACATG GCACCAGAGGTCATCATGTCCCAAAACTATGATGCTAAGGCAGATTTGTGGAGCATCGGGACCATTGTGTTCCAGTGTCTGACTGGGAAGGCTCCTTTCCAG GCTAGTAGCCCCCAGGATCTTAGGATGTTTTATGAGAAAAACAAGAATCTGAGCCCCAA CATTCCCAGAGAGACTTCCAGTCATTTGAGGCACCTCCTACGGGGCTTGTTGCAGCGCAATCACAAGGATCGCATGGACTTTG ATGAGTTTTTTTCACACCCTTTCTTAGAAGCTACAAGCTCATCCATAAAAAAGA CAACTCCAACGGTAACCATGACCTGCTTTCCAAGTTCTGCTTCAGCCAGCTCATGCAGCAGCTCCTCCACTTCACACCTGGCCTCTCCACCG CAGTCTCTTGGTGATGCCCAACATTTGCGTGCAAAAGCGATGGCCTCCCCCACCCAAGAGGCCACTGGGTTTCACCTCAAGGATTCATCCGGAGGAGGCGGCAGCAGCAAGAACTCCTCCTCCTGTGACACAGATGACTTTGTCATTGTGCCAGCTCATTTTAACA CGGCTGAGTTGACGAGTGAGAGTAAAGTGCTGCAGGACAGTCTCATGAACAGCGG CTCTCTTCTGAATTCTGCTGGTTTGTGTGTCCAAGCCAAATCCCCGCCACACTCTCCCTCCTATAGTGGTTCCCCCAGTCGTGTCAG GTCCAGTGATTCTTCGGGGAATAACTATGCTGGCACAAGTGGAAACCATGGTCACTCCCTGCCCATCCCAGTTCCTACTCAGGTGCACAACTACCAGCGCTTGGAGCAACAGATCTATACTACCAAACAGGAAAGCTCACCCAG GCTGTCCACTCTGGTGCATCGTTGTAGCAGTGGAAGTCCGTTGGGCTTTGCAAGGACTGGGCCCTCCCCACCTTACGGAACAGTGGCCAACACCCGAAGGCTGTCGCTGGGAGGAGCAAGACCATTTCAACTCTCCCCTCAAG CAGCACAGCAAGCGGAATCCAGGTCAGCAGCTCAGAGGCACTCCCCAGTCGCCACAGGCCTGGGGACACGGCTCCACAGTGCCCCCTGTCTTTTGGAGTGTAATGCTGGTGGCGGCCGACAAAAGATCCGAAAGCAGCATTCAGACCCAGTGGTGGTCCCCACGGCAGGCATGATGACTGTTCGCCCCTTGCACTCTTCCCCCCGCCTCAGTGAGCTTATGCAGCGAAGCCCACTGCCCACCATCCTGGGCTCCCCATCAAGA ACTATGCCTCCATTTGAATTCCCCAAACCCCCCAGCTCTCCAAACCTTGTCAACTTCCTGACACAGCAAGGCTTGGTCGTAGGCTCTCCCAGCAACAAGACTGTGCAAACCGAGCCCAGGGACAGTGGACAGCTCGTGCCCACGCAGTGCCCCCAGCCTTCACACTGCATCCACAGAATGAATGATGATACCAGGGGGATTGGAAG ATCTCAAAGCGCCGGCCTCCTATCTGACATGTTGCTGATGGCAGCATTTGGAACAGGTGGAACAGTCAGTGACCGGGGCAGCACAGAGAACCTGGTCTGTGAAAAAGCTATAGACATCGCAG TGCCCTCAGGTGGTGTCCTATGTCCTGGGCCGGGCTCCTGTAGTCCAGCACAGGTGGTGTTCACCATCGGCTCCCCTCCTAGTGGCAGCACCCCACCTCAGGCCTGCAGACAGAGGAAATACTCAG GCTCGTTTGCATCAGTCAGCCCCGCTGGCTCGTTCACTAGCCGATATGCCCAGACGGCGACCTACGGCGACGGCTTTGAGGCTTCTTCCAGCCCTCGTTACAATTTTTTTGATCCCATCACAGCCAACATGGGTGGACGTATAACCTTCGAGGCCCCGGAGCTTCCTGAAGAGACTTTGATGGAG CAGGAACACACGGACACCGTGCAGAGCCTGCGCTTTACGCTAGATTTTGCTTGCTGTCTGATGGAGGTGGCCGGTGCCCGTGGCATTGCATTGATGGGGCTCCCGGGTGACGCTTCGAACCCTAACTACTTACAGCAGCAGAGCCTGGTGGCAGATCAGATAAGCTCACTGAGCCGAGAGTGGAG TCATGCAGAACAGCTGGTTCTTTACCTTAAGACTGCAGAAATTTTATCTACTGCAATACAAACGGCCATGGAGCGAGTGAAACAAGGCAAACTTTACCCGTCGAGTACAGTCAAACAAG TTGTGAGGAGGCTAAATGACCTGTACAAGTCCAGTGTGGCATCATGCCGCTCTCTCAGCACGCGTCTGGAACGCTTCTTTTCCAAAAAACATCGACTAATGGACAAAATCACCTCCATTACGGCTGAGAGGCTGCTCTTTAGCCACACTGTGCAGATG GTTCAGTCTGCTGCTCTAGATGAGATGTTTCACCAGGGTGAGGCATCAATCCACCGCTACCACAAAGCCCTCCTTCTGATGGAGGGCCTCTCTATGCTTCTCACAGAACAGGCAGACATTCTCAGTGTCAGCAAAT GTAAAGAGTGTATCGAGCGGCGTCTCACAGCCTTGCAGTCCGGGCTCTGTGTTTGA